Below is a genomic region from Deltaproteobacteria bacterium.
TGAACCAAAATATATTATTTATATCATCGTTGATAATCCTCAAAAAGCCTATTATGGATCGCAAGTAGCGGCCCCCGTTTTTTCAAAGGTGGCGTCCTATTTAGTTCGGAAGGATGGTTTTGCTCCGAGCTTAGTTTCAGAAAAAAATTTAATTTCCGAGAATTCAAAAAAACTTCCAAACTTGAGTCAAAAACAAACTGCTAGGAATCCGACGATGGGGATGTCTTTAAGGGAAATTATTAAGAGATTAGAACCCAATAAAAACGAAATCGAAATTCTTGGTAACGGCAAAACCGTAGAAAGTGTCGAAATCTCTAAACAAGACGATTCCAAACAAGATGAGATGACCAAGGTCAAAGTTATTGTGAAATAAAAAGTCCTAGTTCGGCTATCACCTGCTGAGGAATTTCATGCCCTCCATTAAATCGAATCATTTTTCCTCTTAACCCTGCGGAAGTCAGAAACGAATGCAATCTGTCGGCGCCACCCATAGGCAAAACAGGATCGTTTTGTCCATGACTCATAAAAAATGCAGAATCAATCATTTCTGACTTTAAGTGCTTCTTTAAATTAGTTTTATTAACTAAGTTTGATGATAGCAAAATAAGCGCTTTAGGTGGAACTTCTAAATTAAAGAATAAATTTAGAGCTAACATGCCCCCTTGGCTAAATCCGCCAATGATAAGTTTCTTTGGGTCTATTTTTTTTGCTTTAATCCAATAGCTAAAATCACTGACCAATTTTTCAATGTCCTCTGGTACCTCATCGCTGATATCTAAATTTCTGCTTTCTTTTTGATACCGATCAAGTGAAATAGGCCACCAGGCTTTTCCTGTCCACCCTACACCTAGTGGGATTGAGATGGGTCCATTTGGAAAGTACCAATTAAATTTTTTTTGAGTAGGAATCACTTTTGAGAGAGGGAATAAGTCTTGAGCATCGGCGCCATAACCGTGGAAGAGAACAATAGAATCCAAGTTAGGATCTTGAAAATCCTCAAGCAGGTTTTTATCAAATAGGTTCATTTAAATTCTCCTAAAAAATACACTATTGATGGACACTTATATACTACTTTGTTAAATCTGAACAGATGAATATTAAAGAATTATTTGAATTGTTTCCTCAGCTAAACAATAAGTTAAGCTCCCAATTAAACCAGCAGCTAAACCAGCAGTTAAATCACCGGTTAAATCACGGGTTAAATTCCATTAAAAAGCTGAATGTTCATCCGTCACTAATGGGACATAAAATAAAAAATTTGACGTCTTCGTCAAGAGAAGAACAAAAGAAATCAGTTTATTTTGCCTTCAAGGGATCTCGGGAGGATGGTCATTTCTATATTTCTGAGGTAATTTCAAAAGGTGTTTTGGCTTTAGTAATTGAAGATGAATCTAAAATTCCTAAAGGATGCTCTCTTCCGATCATGATTGTGCCTGATGCCCGCAATGCATTTGACTTTATAAGTTCAAAATTTTTTCATCAAAGTGATCAAAAACTTTATACCGTAGGTGTTACGGGAACAAATGGGAAAACGTCCATTACTTATATCGCCGAATATATTTTTAAAAACTTGAATTTGCCACTCGGAGTTATTGGAACAATTAATCATCGATTGGGTGCAAAAACATGGGATACGGAGTTAACTACCCCCGATTCTTGGACCCTACACAAAAGGTTACACGATTTTTATAAATTACAAGCGGCAGGTGTTGTATTAGAGGTATCAAGTCACGCCTTAGATCAAAAAAGAGTGAATTCATTAAATTTTGATGCTGTGATATTTACAAATCTAACAAGAGATCATTTGGACTATCATAAAACAATGGGTGCCTATTTTCGAGCAAAGCAAGTGCTTTTTTGGGATCAAATGTGGAAAAGCGTTAAAACTAATAAAATGGCCATTATCAACGGAGATGATTCTTTTGGAAAAAAATTAAAAATTGCCAACGGTGTGGATAAAATTTATTTTGGTATGAATCAAACCAATGATTATTCTTTCAAAATCTTAAACCGAAATTATTACGGGCAAGACATTGAACTAAAATACAAAAAAACGTCATGGAAATTTCATGTGCCCTTAATCGGTGATCATTCTATTTATAATTTAATCCCAGTTTTGATTCTCGGAGAAAAGAATTCAATTAGTGTAAAAAAATCAATGGAAGCATTTAAAAAATTCCCGGGTGTTCCTGGAAGATTGCAAAAAGTAGAGAATAAAAGAAAACTAAATATTTTCATTGATTATGCGCATACTCCCGATGCATTACAGAAAGTACTAAATACACTCATTTCAATTAAAATAAAAAATAATTTAAAAAATAAAATAGTATGTCTATTCGGTTGCGGTGGAGATAGAGATAAAGGGAAAAGGCCCTTAATGGGAAAATTGGCGGAAAAATTATCTGACATCATGATAATTACTTCAGATAATCCCAGAAATGAAGATCCAAAACAAATCATAGAAGATATTTGTAAAGGTCTAAAAAAGAGGAATACTTTGAACGTGATTGTGGAAGTTGATCGAGCCCAGGCAATAAAAAAGGGAATTGAAATGTTGTCCCCAAAGGACGTGTTAATTATTTGTGGAAAAGGGCATGAAAATTATCAGGTTATTGGCTCTCAAAAAAAATATTTTAGTGATTATGATGAAGTATTAAAAAACATAAATTAATAAAAATTAATAAAAATAAGGAAAAAAATGTTTGAATTAAAGAAATTAAAAGTCTGGATGGAGGCGACGATTCTTCAGGCTGAACGAACTGAGTTTTTGGAAGTGGCTTCGGATACCCGCAAAGATTTGAAAGGGAAGTTGTTTTTTGCATTACGTGGAGAGAATTTTGATGCTCATCAGTTTCTAGAAAAGGCCATTGAACAAGGCGCTGCTGGTTTGGTAATTGATAAATCAGAAAAGTTTGATGAAATAAAAGAGAAATCTAAATCCATTACCGTTTTTTTGGTTAAAGACACTTTAACGGCATTGCAATCACTAGCACATGAGTATCGCCTGGCCTTAGGAACTAAAATTATTTCCATCACGGGCTCAAATGGTAAAACTACAGCCAAGGAGTTTACAGCTCAAGTATTAAGTGTTTTTTTTAAAACCCATTTTAATTCTGGATCTTATAATAACCATTGGGGTGTGCCATTTTCACTTTTAGCATTAAAGCCAGAGCATGAAATTGGAATTATCGAAATAGGGATGAGCCACCCCCACGAAATCGAAAAACTGGTCAAAATAGCTTGTCCTCAAATAGTCGTTTGCACGATGGTTGGCAATGCTCATATTGAACACTTTGGGACAGTGGAAAAAATAGCTGAAGCCAAAGAGGAGATATACAAATATTCAGATCCAAATGGGATTAAAATTTTTAATTTGGATAATGAGCATACATATAAAATGTATGTGAAATATGGATTTAACCGTAGTCAAGCATTCACTTTCTCAACGAACCGTAAGGAGGCAGATGTTTTTATGAAAGTTAATGAGTTTAAGATTGATTCATTAACTATAGAAGGTTCAATTTTAGGAGTTAAAAATACAATTCAAGTACCTATTTTCGGAGAACAGAATATTACGAATATCATGGTTGCAGCTACGATAGCGATTGCCTTACGCGTCCAACCTGAAAGAGTTTGGGATTCATTGAAGGGTTTAAGTACAAACTGGGGGAGGAATCAATTTTTACAGTCTGATATTGGAGGTAAAATTTTATTTGATGGATACAATGCTAATTCCGACTCTATGAAAAGTTTATTGTTAAATTTTTCAAAATTGAAAACTAGAGGAAAAAAAATCGCAGTGCTTGCTGAAATGCTAGAGCAGGGTGATATGTCAGCTGAGTGCCATAAGAATTTAGGAATACAGGTTGCTAATTCTGGATTTGATATCGTTTTCTTTTATGGAAAACCTTGGAAAGAATTTAAAGAAGGGGTTGATTCAGTTAATAAATCACAAAATATTTTCTATTATCCCGATTTTAACAACGAAATGATTACAAAGATCAAAGAACTTGAGACTTCAGAATCATTGATCTGTATTAAAGGATCAAGAGGAATGAAAACGGAAAGAGTGGTTCAGGGATTAGTTAAGACTTTCTCTGGTAAATACATTTAAGTAGTACTTAATTAGATAGTCTATTTTAAATTCCTGATCCTTATAGGTCCAAACTAGTTCATTAAACACTTTTATTTTAGCAATAATTAACTGGTCATCTAAAATTTTGGAGTTTAATTTTGATTCTGAAATTTGAGAGGTAGAGAGCATTTGTGAACCAATAAAATTGAAGCGAATGCATATTGAACCAGGTTCTAATAATGAAAATAGCATTTTGTAGCCATTCCTAAAAAGCATAAAGTCACCGTGCGTTTGAGCTATGGTGTAAATTTTTATATTACCAACTGGACTTGATTTTAAGTCATTGTACATACTGATAGCATCGGTGAATTTCTCTTTGAGAAGAGCCAAAAAATTAAGAGTTTCTTGAACTAAGATTCTTTTTTGATTATAGGATGGATCTAGGTTAATGACTCCAGATTCTATGGATTGATCTTCAGCCTCTACTAATTCCTTGATCCATTCTAACTGATTCATATTCACTCCTTGAATTTGATTTAGGACGTCCCTTTGCCATTTTAGCAGCACTTATTTAAGGATAAAAAGGAGAGACCCTGAAATCAACTAAAAAATGCTAGCTAGCTGAAAGCTAGTTGATACGCTGGAACTTCCAGAAAAAGCGCCACCAAGTGGATTATATATCCCGATAATTGTTGTTAGCGGAAGTTGATAAGCAAGATTTAAATCAAAACGAAACTCAAAACCGACATTCCAAAAGCTTTGATTTGTGCTGATGGAATCAAATCTAGATTCTTCTGTTTTGTAAGCTTTTCCTTCCAAAAAAATCCCATCAGCAATAACAGCGCCATGAAGTCTTCGAAGGTAGAAAGGATCTGTTGAATGTCCTTTGTTAATGTCACGGATAGGGAAACGGTATTCAAATTTTGGATTGATGATAGTTTCACCCACAAAGTGACCTGTATTATATCCGCGCATTAAATAGAAGGGAGTGTAGGGATCTTGTTGTACAGCGATGGAGCTTGTTGATCCTCCAACGATAGGGCTGATTTTGTTAGGTGAATAGAGCAAGTCAAACTTAGCTAACAAAGCGTGATTTTCTGGAAGATATTTAGAGAAAAATAAATTTGAACCAACTAGAAACTGAGTTTGTTCTCTATAGGAATCCTGGTTAAAAAATTGATTGAGCCCTAAATAAAGACTTGAGCCTTCTTTCGGGGAAACGAGTGCTAAGGGTTGCGTAAAGTCTTTATAGATATAAAGAAGGCTCAGGCCTTTTCTTAAATACTCTGTAGATGTTGTTTGTGATGTAATTTCTTTAAAACCCAATTGAAAAATTGAATTTTTATTCAGTGTCCAGATATCAGGTAATGTAAAAATGCTTTTAGTTGTGTAGGTTGCTCGGTTATTTGTAGTTACAAAATAGGTAGTATTTTGATTATAATTTCCGCCCCAGCCCCAAGTAAAGGAACGATTAACATAGGAACCTTGAACTGAAGTTTTCTGCGTTGCCGAGTCATAGTTGATGAGAAGATCGTAGGTGTGTCTTTTTAGAGGATCGTATCCACCTGTTTGTGCTTGAAAAAGAAATCTATTGT
It encodes:
- a CDS encoding esterase; protein product: MNLFDKNLLEDFQDPNLDSIVLFHGYGADAQDLFPLSKVIPTQKKFNWYFPNGPISIPLGVGWTGKAWWPISLDRYQKESRNLDISDEVPEDIEKLVSDFSYWIKAKKIDPKKLIIGGFSQGGMLALNLFFNLEVPPKALILLSSNLVNKTNLKKHLKSEMIDSAFFMSHGQNDPVLPMGGADRLHSFLTSAGLRGKMIRFNGGHEIPQQVIAELGLFISQ
- a CDS encoding UDP-N-acetylmuramoyl-L-alanyl-D-glutamate--2,6-diaminopimelate ligase codes for the protein MNIKELFELFPQLNNKLSSQLNQQLNQQLNHRLNHGLNSIKKLNVHPSLMGHKIKNLTSSSREEQKKSVYFAFKGSREDGHFYISEVISKGVLALVIEDESKIPKGCSLPIMIVPDARNAFDFISSKFFHQSDQKLYTVGVTGTNGKTSITYIAEYIFKNLNLPLGVIGTINHRLGAKTWDTELTTPDSWTLHKRLHDFYKLQAAGVVLEVSSHALDQKRVNSLNFDAVIFTNLTRDHLDYHKTMGAYFRAKQVLFWDQMWKSVKTNKMAIINGDDSFGKKLKIANGVDKIYFGMNQTNDYSFKILNRNYYGQDIELKYKKTSWKFHVPLIGDHSIYNLIPVLILGEKNSISVKKSMEAFKKFPGVPGRLQKVENKRKLNIFIDYAHTPDALQKVLNTLISIKIKNNLKNKIVCLFGCGGDRDKGKRPLMGKLAEKLSDIMIITSDNPRNEDPKQIIEDICKGLKKRNTLNVIVEVDRAQAIKKGIEMLSPKDVLIICGKGHENYQVIGSQKKYFSDYDEVLKNIN
- a CDS encoding UDP-N-acetylmuramoyl-tripeptide--D-alanyl-D-alanine ligase, yielding MFELKKLKVWMEATILQAERTEFLEVASDTRKDLKGKLFFALRGENFDAHQFLEKAIEQGAAGLVIDKSEKFDEIKEKSKSITVFLVKDTLTALQSLAHEYRLALGTKIISITGSNGKTTAKEFTAQVLSVFFKTHFNSGSYNNHWGVPFSLLALKPEHEIGIIEIGMSHPHEIEKLVKIACPQIVVCTMVGNAHIEHFGTVEKIAEAKEEIYKYSDPNGIKIFNLDNEHTYKMYVKYGFNRSQAFTFSTNRKEADVFMKVNEFKIDSLTIEGSILGVKNTIQVPIFGEQNITNIMVAATIAIALRVQPERVWDSLKGLSTNWGRNQFLQSDIGGKILFDGYNANSDSMKSLLLNFSKLKTRGKKIAVLAEMLEQGDMSAECHKNLGIQVANSGFDIVFFYGKPWKEFKEGVDSVNKSQNIFYYPDFNNEMITKIKELETSESLICIKGSRGMKTERVVQGLVKTFSGKYI